In the Betaproteobacteria bacterium genome, TATCTCGGACGTCATGGCGCTCGCCTTGCTGCTGTTGCCAATTCGCGAACCTGCCCTGCAGCAGGCTTCAATGCGGCCCCAGCGCCCGTCACACGGGCCGCGTTTTCGTCCGGATGGCGTGATTGAAGGCGAGTTTCGTCGCGAACGTTAGCGCAGTTTCATTTCCCGCAGAAAATCATCGACCGTCGGATATTGCAAGCTGAAACGCAATTCACGTTTCAGCCGCTGATTGCCTATACGGCGCGATTCACTCATAAAAGACAATAGTGCCGGTGAAATCCGCGTTGCCGCCTCCGTCCGCGAAATCCGTGGTGGTTGCGGCAGACCGAATGCATCCGCGACCCGATCAAAATAGTCCGCCATGGGCAGTGCCGTATCATCGACCACGTTGTAGACGCGTTCCGGCTTACCCTTATACATCGCCGCAACGGCCGCACGCGCCAAATCCTCCGCATGAATGTGGTTGGTAAATACATCGTCTTCCGCCACCAACGCAGCGGTGCCCTTGCGCAAGCGCTCGACGGGCAACCGATCGCCTGCATAAATTCCTGGTGCTCGCAAGATGAAAACCGGCGCGCCAACTTGGCGTCCCCACGCGCGCAATTGGCGTTCGGCGTCCACCCGTCGACCGGCACGCTCGGTGGCGGGTTTGAGCGGTCGGGTTTCATCTATCCACGCGCCACCGCAATCACCATATACACCGGTCGTACTGATATACACCAACCGCCGGGGTGTGCCCGGTGAGAGCTGTGATAGCATCCTCGCTCGCGTGGATTTGTGCGCCGGCTGCCAGGACAATGCGGCAAGCAGATGCATGGTGTGGGTGTCACGAACGCCATCGCCGGGCGGCGGTGCGAAATGAAACACCACATCGGCTTGACCGGCGAGTTTGCGCAAACTGCCGGGCACGCTCAAATCACCGCGAATCACTCTGATACCCATGGAACGCGCGTAATTGGCCCGCTCGTCACTACGGACAAGCGCACTGACGGCATAACGATTCACCAGGCGCTTCGCTACGCGTTCGCCGATATCGCCAAAGCCGATGATGAGTATTCTGGTTGATGAATGCATGATGTCGCGAAGTATAGAGAATTGAGAACCTAATGAGCACACCTGAATACCAAGTCACCTTGCAGCCGTCGGGCAATACCTTCAAAGTTGCCGTGGATGAGACGGTCCTCGATGCGGCACTGCGCCAGGGCATTGGCCTGCCGTATGGCTGCCGCAACGGTGCCTGCGGATCGTGCAAAGGAAGACTCGTGTCTGGTGACTTTGATTACGGCACTTATCAGGAACGCACTTTGTCAGCGGAAGAGAAGGTCGCGGGCAAGGCACTGTTCTGCGTCGGCAAGCCGCTCTCCGACCTGACGCTGGAAGTAAAAGAAATCGGCGGCACCGGCGATATTCAGATTCGCACGTTGCCGTGCCGGGTCGAAAAGGTTGAGAAAGTCGCGCCGGATGTCGCTGTGCTCTCCCTGAAATTGCCCGCGCAGGAACGATTGCAGTACTTCGCCGGACAATACATCGATATCCTGCTGAAAGATGGCAAGCGTCGCAGCTTCTCGGTCGCCAACGCGCCGCACCATGACCAGTTCATAGAACTCCACATGCGCCAGATTCCTGGTGGCGAGTTCACCAACTTCGTTTTCAACGAAATGCGTCCCCGCGCCATCCTGCGTTTTGAGGGTCCGCTCGGCACGTTTTTCCTGCGCGAGGACTCCGACAAGCCGATCATCCTCGTGGCCGGCGGCACGGGTTTTGCACCAATCAAA is a window encoding:
- a CDS encoding CDP-6-deoxy-delta-3,4-glucoseen reductase, with the protein product MSTPEYQVTLQPSGNTFKVAVDETVLDAALRQGIGLPYGCRNGACGSCKGRLVSGDFDYGTYQERTLSAEEKVAGKALFCVGKPLSDLTLEVKEIGGTGDIQIRTLPCRVEKVEKVAPDVAVLSLKLPAQERLQYFAGQYIDILLKDGKRRSFSVANAPHHDQFIELHMRQIPGGEFTNFVFNEMRPRAILRFEGPLGTFFLREDSDKPIILVAGGTGFAPIKAVIEHALHEHLDREMVLYWGCRSIQDLYMPQLPAQWAREHPNFTFIPVLSDPKPEDNWQGRIGFVHQAVVDDFESLAGYQVYACGAPVMIDAAREAFARRGLPDDEFFADSFTYSPQPEPLAIK
- a CDS encoding SDR family oxidoreductase, which produces MHSSTRILIIGFGDIGERVAKRLVNRYAVSALVRSDERANYARSMGIRVIRGDLSVPGSLRKLAGQADVVFHFAPPPGDGVRDTHTMHLLAALSWQPAHKSTRARMLSQLSPGTPRRLVYISTTGVYGDCGGAWIDETRPLKPATERAGRRVDAERQLRAWGRQVGAPVFILRAPGIYAGDRLPVERLRKGTAALVAEDDVFTNHIHAEDLARAAVAAMYKGKPERVYNVVDDTALPMADYFDRVADAFGLPQPPRISRTEAATRISPALLSFMSESRRIGNQRLKRELRFSLQYPTVDDFLREMKLR